In Paenibacillus sp. FSL R7-0345, a single window of DNA contains:
- a CDS encoding AraC family transcriptional regulator: MTSVSSPNPKYHIADGRCSIQHMKRKGITAMPRPHSHELTELYYLLEGERVYFVDDRVVTVHKGELILIPGNELHATASSEIAEFERILINYDPALLPPVLRNRAQWFSSRGYRLFRLTLREQDEAESLLNRMLEECRLQRPFYETSIITLLTELMILLQRSETTSQAGATRHPLHQLVTEVATYIRDHYRESLTLEQTAGHFFISPSYLSRVFHRLTGFHFREYIVHIRVREAERLLSGSAGKIQEIASAVGFEHLSHFNKTFKKSTGLTPLQYRKEAKARPASGSFSTRENADGDIILTPGE; the protein is encoded by the coding sequence ATGACCAGCGTAAGCAGCCCTAATCCCAAATATCATATTGCAGACGGGCGCTGCAGCATTCAGCATATGAAGCGCAAAGGCATTACTGCCATGCCGCGCCCGCACAGCCACGAGTTAACAGAGCTGTATTATCTGCTGGAGGGGGAGCGCGTCTACTTTGTCGATGACAGGGTGGTCACCGTTCATAAAGGTGAGCTGATCCTCATCCCCGGCAACGAGCTTCATGCTACAGCCAGCTCCGAAATCGCTGAATTTGAGCGGATTCTGATCAATTATGACCCGGCCCTGCTCCCGCCGGTGCTGCGCAATAGAGCGCAATGGTTCAGCAGCCGCGGCTACCGCCTGTTCAGGCTGACGCTGCGTGAACAGGATGAGGCGGAAAGCCTGCTGAACCGGATGCTGGAGGAATGCCGGCTGCAGCGGCCCTTTTATGAGACGTCCATTATCACACTGCTGACGGAGCTGATGATTCTGCTTCAGCGTTCCGAGACCACCTCACAGGCCGGAGCAACCAGGCATCCGCTTCACCAGCTGGTAACAGAAGTCGCCACCTACATCCGCGATCATTACCGCGAGTCGCTGACGCTTGAGCAGACTGCCGGGCATTTTTTCATTAGCCCCTCTTATTTAAGCAGGGTCTTCCACCGCCTGACAGGCTTTCACTTCCGGGAGTATATCGTGCATATCCGGGTCAGGGAAGCGGAGCGGCTGCTGTCCGGTTCTGCCGGTAAAATCCAGGAAATCGCCTCGGCAGTCGGCTTCGAGCATCTTTCCCACTTCAACAAGACGTTTAAAAAATCAACCGGGCTGACTCCGCTTCAGTACCGGAAGGAAGCCAAAGCCCGGCCCGCCTCCGGCTCATTTAGTACCCGGGAGAACGCGGACGGTGACATTATCCTAACTCCGGGTGAGTAA
- a CDS encoding pectinesterase family protein, producing the protein MLITVSKNSAEAFSSLQEALDSIPPEQSSAVTIRIKPGVYAEKITVGQHLPPILLLGEDSHSTILSWPDNAHTLGPDGEPLGTFRSGTLNVFAAGFTAENLTVRNASGPGTGQAVAAFIDADQAVFRRVRLLGDQDTLYTGQGRQYYDNCYIEGDVDYIFGAATALFDRCELHNKRSRGYITAASTPENTRFGYVFLDCRITGGEGVSEVYLGRPWRDFARVAFIRTIMDASVTPEGWHNWGQPGRETTSRYEEFASSGPGANPEARVSWSRQLNAGEAAEYRVLNVLGGWHPEGY; encoded by the coding sequence ATGCTTATTACCGTTTCAAAAAATAGCGCCGAAGCGTTCAGCAGCCTGCAGGAGGCGCTGGATTCTATTCCGCCGGAGCAGAGTTCAGCGGTCACCATCCGCATTAAGCCCGGTGTCTATGCAGAAAAAATCACCGTAGGGCAGCATCTGCCTCCCATTCTGCTGCTCGGTGAGGATTCGCATTCCACGATCCTCAGCTGGCCGGATAACGCGCATACGCTCGGCCCGGACGGCGAGCCGCTTGGTACATTCAGATCGGGCACGCTGAATGTTTTTGCCGCAGGCTTCACCGCCGAGAATCTGACCGTCCGCAATGCCTCCGGTCCGGGTACAGGCCAGGCGGTAGCCGCTTTTATCGACGCAGACCAGGCTGTCTTCCGGCGTGTCCGCCTGCTTGGCGACCAGGACACCCTCTATACCGGCCAAGGCAGACAATATTACGACAATTGCTATATTGAAGGCGATGTGGATTATATTTTCGGCGCGGCCACCGCTTTGTTCGACCGCTGCGAGCTGCACAACAAGCGCTCCAGAGGCTACATTACAGCTGCTTCCACTCCGGAAAACACGCGGTTCGGCTATGTCTTTCTGGACTGCCGGATTACCGGCGGCGAGGGTGTAAGTGAAGTGTATCTGGGACGGCCTTGGCGGGACTTTGCCCGTGTGGCCTTTATCCGCACCATTATGGATGCTTCTGTTACCCCGGAAGGCTGGCACAACTGGGGGCAGCCTGGGCGGGAAACAACAAGCCGTTATGAGGAATTTGCCAGCAGCGGCCCCGGGGCCAATCCTGAGGCAAGAGTATCCTGGTCCCGGCAGCTGAATGCCGGGGAAGCAGCGGAATA
- a CDS encoding glycosyl hydrolase family 28 protein — protein sequence MSMNEKTEAYPLPELPQIPEQTFHIKDYGAADGGLSLSTEAIQGALDACAAAGGGTVLIPPGLWRTGPLTLHSRINLHAERGAMVQFVSDSSLYPLLPSFYEGNSGWRCQAPLDGEGLSDVAITGGGVFDGSGEGWRPVKRFKMTELQWKKLTGTGGVADEDGEIWWPSRAAMEGEAYVRKLQESGETAMEVYLPARDYLRPTLLSLRNCRRVLLDGPTFQNSPAWCLHPMACEQITVRNVQVRNPWYSQNGDGIDLESCSHALVEHCSFDVGDDAICLKSGKDEEGRRLGKPCRYITIRHCTVYHGHGGVVIGSEMSGGVHAVRVNDCLFIGTDIGLRFKSARGRGGVVEDIVMENITMSGIIHEAVSFHMFYAGVEGSQGHDDQLLPVTEETPQFRDITLRSIVCQGAHTALLVNGLPELPLAGLTVENLRADSERGIILRNADGLKLDGIRLQTAQLPALQITKCSNVTITDSDELLLTRS from the coding sequence ATGAGTATGAATGAGAAAACAGAGGCTTATCCGCTGCCCGAGCTTCCGCAGATTCCGGAGCAGACTTTTCATATAAAAGATTACGGCGCGGCCGATGGAGGATTGTCATTAAGTACCGAGGCCATTCAGGGGGCGCTTGATGCCTGTGCTGCAGCGGGAGGAGGAACGGTTCTTATTCCTCCGGGCCTCTGGCGTACCGGGCCGCTGACCCTGCACAGCCGGATTAATCTGCATGCTGAGCGGGGAGCGATGGTGCAGTTCGTGTCCGACTCCTCTTTATATCCGCTGCTGCCTTCCTTTTATGAAGGCAATTCCGGCTGGCGCTGCCAGGCACCGCTGGACGGTGAGGGGTTAAGCGATGTAGCCATTACAGGCGGGGGGGTTTTTGACGGCAGCGGTGAAGGCTGGCGTCCGGTAAAGCGGTTCAAAATGACAGAGCTGCAGTGGAAGAAGCTGACCGGCACCGGCGGAGTTGCGGATGAGGACGGGGAGATCTGGTGGCCGTCCCGTGCAGCAATGGAAGGCGAGGCATATGTCCGCAAGCTGCAAGAGAGCGGGGAAACCGCTATGGAAGTCTATCTGCCGGCGCGTGATTATCTGCGCCCGACACTGCTCAGCCTGCGGAACTGCCGCAGGGTGCTGCTGGACGGGCCGACCTTCCAGAACTCGCCTGCCTGGTGCCTGCATCCGATGGCCTGCGAGCAGATTACGGTACGAAATGTCCAGGTCCGCAATCCCTGGTATTCGCAGAACGGGGACGGCATTGATCTGGAATCCTGCAGTCACGCGCTTGTTGAACATTGCAGCTTCGATGTCGGGGATGACGCGATCTGCCTGAAATCAGGCAAGGATGAAGAGGGCCGCAGGCTGGGAAAACCCTGCCGGTATATTACGATCCGCCACTGCACCGTGTATCACGGGCATGGGGGCGTAGTCATCGGCAGCGAGATGTCCGGCGGTGTGCATGCCGTCCGGGTTAATGACTGCCTGTTCATCGGCACGGACATCGGCCTCCGGTTCAAAAGCGCCAGAGGCCGGGGCGGGGTGGTCGAGGATATTGTCATGGAGAACATCACCATGAGCGGCATCATTCATGAAGCGGTCTCCTTCCATATGTTCTATGCGGGCGTCGAGGGCTCGCAGGGACATGATGATCAGCTGCTGCCTGTGACTGAGGAAACACCGCAGTTCCGGGATATCACCTTGCGGAGTATCGTCTGCCAGGGAGCGCATACCGCGCTGCTGGTGAACGGGCTGCCTGAGCTGCCGCTGGCCGGGCTCACTGTTGAGAACCTCCGCGCAGACAGTGAGCGGGGCATCATTTTGCGTAATGCCGACGGGCTGAAGCTTGATGGGATCAGGCTGCAGACTGCGCAGCTGCCGGCGTTGCAGATTACAAAATGCAGCAATGTCACCATTACAGATTCGGATGAGCTGTTACTCACCCGGAGTTAG